A region from the Prevotella melaninogenica genome encodes:
- a CDS encoding DUF4252 domain-containing protein: protein MKRIILTLCMTMIACITAFAQKALFDKYSETDGVSTVYISRNMMRMMGNVRAGNKDISKIASRLDYLKILSCERPSLIPSIKKSAQSIFNQQKYSIVMQVNEGGEHTTIYERHYPNGKNEFTLLAIERNEITIINLLGNISLQDIQGIAGGK, encoded by the coding sequence ATGAAGAGAATTATTTTAACGCTTTGTATGACTATGATAGCCTGTATAACGGCATTCGCTCAGAAAGCATTGTTCGATAAATACAGCGAAACAGATGGTGTCTCTACCGTCTACATATCGCGTAATATGATGCGTATGATGGGCAATGTGAGGGCGGGCAACAAGGATATCAGTAAGATTGCCAGCCGTCTGGATTATCTAAAGATACTCTCCTGTGAACGTCCTTCTCTGATTCCTTCTATCAAGAAGTCTGCCCAAAGTATCTTCAACCAACAAAAGTATTCAATTGTAATGCAGGTCAATGAAGGGGGCGAACATACTACTATCTACGAGCGGCATTACCCCAATGGAAAGAATGAGTTTACCCTACTTGCCATAGAACGCAACGAGATAACAATTATCAACCTGCTTGGTAATATCTCGTTACAGGATATTCAAGGAATAGCTGGTGGGAAATAA
- a CDS encoding type II toxin-antitoxin system VapC family toxin, whose amino-acid sequence MRIFLDTNILIDLLEARGEFTQNALKVASMVINNGDELLLSDLSVVNACYIERKSLGNRGFIAIFSAIRDCFEIIGMGAPAIDSAITANWNDFEDAMQYFAALNANADIIVTRNKKDFATSEISVVTPLEYIEGKIK is encoded by the coding sequence ATGAGAATCTTCTTAGATACCAATATCCTCATAGATCTTCTTGAGGCAAGAGGTGAGTTCACACAGAATGCACTGAAAGTAGCAAGTATGGTTATTAACAATGGAGACGAACTTTTGCTGAGTGACCTATCAGTTGTAAATGCTTGTTATATCGAAAGAAAATCCTTAGGAAATAGGGGCTTTATAGCAATATTCTCTGCTATTAGAGATTGCTTTGAAATTATCGGTATGGGAGCACCTGCGATAGATTCTGCAATCACTGCTAATTGGAATGATTTTGAAGATGCAATGCAATACTTTGCTGCTCTTAATGCAAATGCTGATATCATTGTCACAAGAAACAAGAAAGATTTTGCTACCAGTGAGATAAGTGTTGTAACTCCTTTGGAATATATAGAAGGTAAAATCAAATGA
- the coaD gene encoding pantetheine-phosphate adenylyltransferase has protein sequence MKIGIFVGSFDPFTIGHDSIIRRALPLFDKVVIGVGVNERKKCMLSAGERTERIARLYADEPKIEVKAYSDLTIDFARREGAEYIIKGVRSVKDFEYEREQADINRRLSSIETIFFYAEPQLECICSSIVRELKHFGRDITEFLPKGY, from the coding sequence ATGAAAATAGGTATATTCGTAGGAAGCTTTGATCCGTTCACAATAGGTCACGATTCTATTATACGCCGTGCACTGCCCCTCTTTGACAAGGTGGTGATCGGTGTTGGTGTCAACGAGCGGAAGAAGTGTATGCTCAGTGCGGGAGAACGAACCGAGCGCATAGCACGACTCTATGCTGATGAGCCAAAGATAGAGGTCAAGGCATACAGCGACCTCACCATAGACTTTGCACGAAGAGAGGGAGCCGAATATATCATTAAGGGAGTACGCAGCGTGAAAGACTTTGAATACGAGCGCGAACAAGCCGATATCAACCGACGCTTAAGTTCTATTGAAACCATCTTCTTTTATGCTGAGCCACAATTGGAGTGTATCTGTTCAAGCATTGTGAGGGAGCTGAAACATTTTGGAAGAGATATCACAGAGTTCCTACCTAAGGGATATTAA
- the ybeY gene encoding rRNA maturation RNase YbeY, whose product MITYSAEGVKMPKFKKREISRWIKAVAATYGRKVGEIGYMFVDDEKILEVNNEYLGHDYYTDIITFDYDEGDVLNGDLVISLDTVRTNAELFKKSYDDELNRVIIHGILHLCGINDKGPGEREIMEENENKALALLKEMCGRP is encoded by the coding sequence ATGATAACATATAGTGCTGAAGGCGTTAAGATGCCAAAATTTAAGAAACGAGAGATTTCTCGTTGGATTAAAGCAGTTGCTGCAACCTATGGAAGAAAGGTTGGAGAGATTGGTTATATGTTCGTAGATGATGAGAAGATTCTCGAAGTAAACAACGAGTATTTAGGACATGATTACTACACGGACATCATTACTTTCGATTATGATGAGGGCGATGTGCTTAATGGCGACCTTGTTATCTCACTTGATACAGTCCGTACAAATGCTGAACTATTCAAGAAATCATACGATGATGAGCTAAACCGAGTAATCATTCATGGCATCCTTCACCTCTGTGGTATCAACGACAAAGGACCTGGAGAACGTGAGATTATGGAAGAGAATGAGAATAAAGCGCTCGCCTTGCTCAAGGAGATGTGCGGTCGTCCATAA